The Periplaneta americana isolate PAMFEO1 chromosome 2, P.americana_PAMFEO1_priV1, whole genome shotgun sequence genome has a window encoding:
- the LOC138694580 gene encoding putative uncharacterized protein DDB_G0285119 has protein sequence MKTFIFILGFLVACAAAQRRPPNYSLDDMPDTNFNCRDKILGGYYADPETDCQMFHVCVKVPGVGVQDFRFLCPNETSFDQENQICANWFDIDCEAATLYYSDNFDLYRIGHVPSSPNLGTSNATPIPLGPSTARPPLKTSAVSKPRPRYQNNRPSDEEEDYFLQRSETGDRRLQQKDLLRGSSSSNFFNSNKGKDDEDEDETYRERKEKTSSDNSYRRPSNGNKKKVAVRKLVKRPNDLPEGENYPTQKPTTIPSTTYSQNNRGSSNYDNYNYNNNNNGNNFANQQQNYNAGNYQRNSYKNPAPFTSSTTNNYYNPSTENPTTVSDRTPRTSNNYYQPRYNTIQRNNAQTTTTTTLAPITNNAATNYQQSTNNANNYNSNQGTSYNANPGTTYNANTQGTNYNANSQGTGTNYNANNQGNNYNAANYYNTFNAQKSTTPKPVDYSTTQATTANYYNNYQSQQSNTQKYNTNNNAAGTSNSATNNYPTTANYPVSSNNDYNFANYNNNGQKTQSTNDYSKSTSTNYSPTTFAPSTYDAYNNKRFGNSYNQRSTDYSSTKSTVNFVSTTTLAPTSKAQNYNYQSGSSNEDYNNYNNYDYQRTNNNNNNFGRNNANNDDFAAADDKTDGEFLKTAPSNNYRPSSFNTFQNNYNANTKTSTTVTKNYNYNYTTSTTASDRSSQNYNNNYYNSNTTPKTTSYTNTQTYSSDASSSRQSNDNNNYYSQTTPAPRPFSVSATNPTTRRPQTTVSQNYPKQTSVPSSSKEPSSTTNYQQRNSNYNAYSASPTTVKPRHENVPANGGVKKVAKPSQQPPSGTNSGVKTPEAYDYAYYDDSNTEYEGLDPISDHHFRKGGESLKVARSTKTK, from the exons GTACAAGATTTCCGGTTCCTTTGCCCTAACGAAACATCGTTTGACCAAGAAAATCAGATTTGTGCCAATTGGTTTGACATTGATTGTGAAGCTGCAACGCTCTACTACAGCGATAACTTCGACTTGTACCGTATTG GTCATGTTCCAAGTAGTCCAAATCTGGGCACGAGCAATGCTACACCCATTCCTCTTGGACCTTCAACCGCGAGACCACCTCTGAAGACCTCCGCCGTGTCAAAACCCAGGCCTCGGTACCAAAACAACCGACCTTCAGATGAAGAAGAGGACTACTTCCTTCAAAGGAGCGAAACCGGAGACCGAAGACTTCAACAGAAAGATCTTCTGAG aggtagcagcagtagcaatttCTTCAACTCAAACAAAGgcaaagatgatgaagatgaagacgaaaCATACAGGGAGCGTAAAGAGAAGACTTCAAGCGACAATAGCTACAGGCGTCCATCAAACGGAAACAAGAAGAAAGTGGCAGTGAGGAAGCTTGTGAAGCGACCGAACGACTTGCCAGAAGGAGAGAACTACCCTACTCAAAAGCCAACGACAATCCCATCAACAACCTACAGTCAAAACAACCGTGGCTCAAGCAATTATGATAActacaattataataacaacaacaatggaaataattttgcCAATCAGCAACAGAATTACAACGCAGGAAATTATCAGAGAAACAGTTACAAAAATCCAGCTCCATTCACAAGCAGCACCACTAACAATTATTACAACCCCTCAACAGAGAACCCCACCACAGTCAGTGACAGAACCCCAAGGACAAGCAATAACTATTATCAACCACGTTACAACACTATTCAAAGAAATAATGCTcaaactaccactaccactacactGGCGCCAATTACTAACAATGCTGCCACCAACTATCAGCAGTCGACAAATAATGCTAACAACTATAATTCCAACCAAGGGACTAGCTACAACGCCAACCCAGGGACTACCTACAATGCTAACACTCAAGGAACTAATTACAATGCTAACAGTCAAGGAACAGGAACTAACTACAATGCTAACAACCAAGGCAACAACTACAATGCTGCTAATTATTACAATACTTTCAATGCCCAGAAATCAACAACCCCGAAGCCAGTAGATTATTCAACAACTCAAGCCACAACAgcaaattattacaataattatcaatCACAACAAAGTAACACTCAGAAGTACAACACAAACAATAATGCAGCAGGAACATCAAACTCTGCAACAAACAATTATCCAACAACAGCAAACTATCCAGTGAGCTCAAACAATGACTACAACTTTGCAAACTATAACAACAATGGACAGAAAACGCAGTCTACCAATGATTATTCGAAGAGTACTTCAACAAATTACTCTCCAACAACATTCGCACCTTCTACGTATGATGCATACAACAACAAGAGATTTGGAAATAGCTACAATCAGAGGAGCACAGATTACTCGAGCACTAAATCTACCGTCAATTTTGTGTCCACAACAACATTGGCCCCAACGTCTAAGGCTCAGAATTACAACTACCAATCAGGATCTAGTAACGAAGATTATAATAACTACAACAACTACGATTATCAGAgaacaaataacaataataacaattttggACGTAATAATGCCAACAATGATGATTTTGCTGCCGCTGATGATAAAACAGACGGCGAGTTTCTGAAAACAGCGCCGAGTAACAATTACAGACCTAGCAGCTTCAATACCTTCCAAAACAACTACAATGCCAATACTAAGACAAGTACAACAGTGACTAAGaactataattacaattatacaacATCCACTACTGCGTCTGATAGATCTTCTCAGAATTACAACAATAATTACTACAACAGCAATACAACTCCAAAAACTACTTCTTACACAAATACGCAAACTTATTCTTCTGACGCTTCCTCTTCAAGACAGTCAAATGATAACAATAACTACTACTCTCAGACAACACCTGCACCAAGGCCGTTTAGTGTTTCAGCAACGAATCCAACAACGAGAAGACCACAGACAACTGTGTCTCAGAACTATCCAAAACAGACATCTGTACCATCGTCAAGCAAAGAGccatcatcaacaacaaactATCAACAGAGGAACAGTAACTACAACGCGTATTCTGCAAGTCCAACGACGGTGAAGCCACGTCACGAAAATGTCCCTGCCAACGGTGGAGTCAAGAAAGTTGCAAAGCCTTCGCAGCAGCCACCATCTGGAACAAACTCAGGCGTAAAAACTCCCGAAGCTTATGATTATGCCTATTACGATGATAGTAACACTGAATACGAAGGATTGGATCCCATAAGTGaccatcattttcgcaaaggtggAGAATCACTCAAAGTAGCCAGGTCAACTAaaactaaatga